From a single bacterium genomic region:
- a CDS encoding ABC transporter ATP-binding protein, with amino-acid sequence MDAITLHSVCKSYKAVSALDGVSLGIAEGEFFGLLGPNGAGKTTLIKVIVGLARTDSGEAFVFGKNVREDPMAAKAAIGLSPQEPNIDRYFTVRRTLEFQGGYFGLTRKDRRRRAGELLEQFGLGDKAEVEYWKLSGGMQRRVLIARSLMTYPRILILDEPTAGVDVEQRHELWEYLRSLSRSRTTIILTTHYIDEAEALCGRVGVIEGGRIVEIGAPEELIARHCERYFDVNGEKKARLEGFGVDDVDVHRGSLEEVFLKLTGKSIHVDESRS; translated from the coding sequence ATGGATGCGATCACCCTCCATTCGGTCTGCAAGTCCTACAAGGCGGTGAGCGCCTTGGACGGCGTGTCTCTTGGGATCGCGGAAGGCGAGTTTTTCGGCCTGCTCGGTCCCAATGGGGCCGGGAAGACCACGCTCATCAAGGTCATTGTCGGCTTGGCGCGGACGGACTCGGGCGAGGCTTTTGTTTTCGGAAAGAACGTCCGCGAGGATCCCATGGCGGCCAAGGCGGCGATCGGTCTGTCGCCCCAGGAGCCCAACATCGACCGCTACTTCACCGTCCGCAGGACCTTGGAATTTCAAGGCGGGTACTTCGGACTGACCCGCAAGGATCGCCGCCGCCGCGCGGGCGAGCTCCTGGAACAATTCGGACTCGGCGACAAGGCGGAGGTGGAATACTGGAAGCTCTCCGGAGGCATGCAGAGGAGGGTCCTCATCGCCCGATCGCTCATGACCTATCCGAGAATCCTCATCCTGGACGAGCCCACCGCGGGCGTCGACGTCGAGCAGCGCCACGAGCTTTGGGAGTACCTGCGGAGCTTGAGCCGCAGCCGCACGACGATCATCCTGACCACGCATTATATCGACGAGGCCGAGGCCCTTTGCGGCCGGGTCGGCGTCATCGAAGGAGGGAGGATCGTCGAGATCGGGGCGCCGGAGGAGCTCATCGCGCGCCATTGTGAGCGTTACTTCGACGTGAACGGCGAAAAGAAGGCAAGGCTCGAGGGGTTCGGCGTGGACGACGTCGACGTCCATCGGGGCAGCCTTGAAGAGGTTTTTCTAAAACTGACCGGGAAATCCATTCATGTCGATGAATCCCGATCCTAG
- a CDS encoding PEGA domain-containing protein: protein MRPRILSTFFLVSVSLSFSMTARSESKRDWATLSVDSEPRGAEVYVDSEYQGVTPLQNARVPAGYVPVTLLKEGFVRQTTRITLKAGETKSLGTIQLGSAFGEIFINSYPPRATVYLDGDKIKARTPLTIRKVPRDKPHTIRLQLEGYDEWEREIILEGKDKKKYDVELEKR from the coding sequence GTGCGCCCAAGAATCCTGTCTACCTTCTTCCTCGTCTCTGTCTCACTCTCGTTTTCGATGACGGCCCGGTCCGAATCAAAAAGGGACTGGGCGACCCTCTCGGTGGATTCCGAACCCCGCGGTGCCGAGGTGTACGTCGATTCGGAGTATCAGGGCGTCACCCCCCTCCAAAACGCCCGCGTACCGGCCGGGTACGTGCCGGTGACGCTGCTCAAGGAGGGATTCGTCCGCCAGACCACCCGCATCACCCTCAAGGCGGGCGAGACGAAGTCGCTGGGAACGATCCAACTCGGCAGCGCATTCGGAGAGATCTTCATCAATAGCTATCCGCCGCGCGCCACCGTGTACCTGGACGGGGACAAGATCAAGGCCCGCACCCCCCTCACCATCCGCAAGGTCCCGCGCGACAAACCGCACACCATCCGTCTCCAGCTCGAAGGCTACGACGAGTGGGAACGCGAGATCATCCTCGAGGGGAAGGACAAGAAAAAATACGACGTCGAGCTCGAGAAGAGATAA
- a CDS encoding thioredoxin domain-containing protein: protein MNRLAAEKSPYLLQHAGNPVDWYPWGPEAFEKARREDKPIFLSIGYSTCHWCHVMERESFENEDIARVMNEHFVSIKVDREERPDVDQIYMNAVQGMTGSGGWPLSAFLTHDLEPFWGGTYFPPESRWGRPGFKDILLEISKLWKSDRKKIAESGREVGDALKATGRSSASGRMLSEETLRRAYTALKDVYDPRDGGFGGAPKFPRSETISLLFRIHRRTGEAKALSMGTFTLERMARGGIYDHLGGGFHRYSTDGQWLVPHFEKMLYDNALLARTYLEAYQIDQNPMWAGVARETLDYALRDMTSPEGGFYSAEDADSEGEEGKFYVWTEDEIKGLLTADEFQNVRDLLQVTPRGNFSAEGGGKTILTFKEGAPWALRSETPLSCAMGKLFAARRKRVPPSKDDKVIASWNGLMIGSLAYAAQVLGEERYLIAARKAADFLLTRMWDGKALNRRYRDGDVRFDGSLDDYAFVIWGLIDLYETDFDDRWFRAALELQKKSDELFWDAKDGGYFFTAAGDPSLIARSKDIYDGAVPSGNSVAALNLLRLYGFTLDRSFQDKAEALVKAFSEFVSSHPQASPALLMAVDYATDASKEIVVAGKAEDPARNAMIGEIHRLFLPNKVLAAGGVSPLAQGKGPIQGRAAVYLCEAHACRKPATDLADVLPALKSAKIYRLY from the coding sequence ATGAACCGTCTCGCTGCCGAAAAAAGCCCGTACCTGCTCCAACATGCCGGAAATCCCGTCGACTGGTATCCGTGGGGCCCCGAGGCCTTCGAAAAGGCACGGCGGGAGGACAAGCCCATCTTCCTCTCCATCGGCTACTCCACCTGCCACTGGTGCCACGTCATGGAACGCGAGTCGTTCGAGAACGAAGACATCGCCCGGGTGATGAACGAGCACTTCGTGAGCATCAAGGTGGACCGGGAGGAGCGCCCGGACGTCGACCAGATCTACATGAATGCCGTGCAGGGGATGACCGGCTCGGGCGGCTGGCCTCTCTCGGCCTTTCTGACGCACGACCTGGAGCCGTTCTGGGGAGGGACCTATTTCCCTCCCGAGAGCCGCTGGGGGCGGCCGGGGTTCAAGGACATCCTCTTGGAGATCTCCAAGCTCTGGAAGTCGGACCGCAAAAAGATCGCGGAGTCCGGCAGGGAAGTGGGCGACGCCCTCAAGGCGACGGGGAGGAGCTCCGCTTCGGGGCGCATGCTCTCGGAGGAGACCCTCCGCCGGGCCTACACGGCGCTGAAAGACGTCTATGACCCGCGCGACGGCGGATTCGGAGGCGCCCCCAAATTTCCCCGGAGCGAGACGATCTCGCTCCTCTTCCGCATCCACCGGAGGACCGGCGAGGCGAAGGCCCTCTCCATGGGGACCTTCACGCTGGAACGGATGGCCCGGGGAGGCATCTATGACCATCTGGGCGGGGGCTTTCACCGGTATTCCACCGACGGCCAGTGGCTCGTGCCGCACTTCGAAAAGATGCTCTATGACAACGCCCTCCTCGCCCGGACCTATCTCGAAGCCTATCAAATCGATCAAAATCCGATGTGGGCGGGTGTGGCGCGCGAGACGCTCGACTATGCGCTCCGCGACATGACGTCACCGGAAGGCGGCTTCTACTCGGCGGAGGACGCCGACAGCGAGGGCGAAGAAGGCAAATTCTACGTTTGGACGGAAGACGAGATCAAGGGCCTGCTGACCGCCGATGAATTCCAAAACGTCAGGGACCTGCTTCAGGTCACGCCCCGCGGCAACTTCTCCGCCGAAGGCGGAGGCAAGACGATCCTGACCTTCAAGGAGGGGGCGCCTTGGGCCTTGCGCTCCGAAACGCCCCTGTCGTGCGCGATGGGAAAGCTCTTCGCCGCCCGCAGAAAACGAGTCCCGCCCTCCAAGGACGACAAGGTCATCGCGTCGTGGAACGGGCTCATGATCGGGTCGTTGGCCTACGCCGCCCAGGTCCTGGGGGAGGAGAGGTATCTCATCGCCGCCCGGAAGGCGGCGGACTTTCTGCTGACGAGGATGTGGGACGGGAAGGCCCTCAACCGCCGCTACCGGGACGGCGACGTGCGCTTTGACGGCTCGCTGGACGACTATGCGTTTGTCATCTGGGGGCTGATCGACCTGTACGAGACGGATTTCGATGACCGTTGGTTCCGAGCCGCCCTTGAATTGCAGAAAAAATCCGATGAGCTTTTCTGGGACGCTAAGGACGGGGGTTATTTCTTCACCGCCGCCGGTGATCCCTCGCTCATCGCCCGGTCCAAGGACATCTACGACGGCGCCGTCCCTTCCGGGAACTCCGTCGCCGCCCTGAACCTGCTTCGTCTTTATGGATTTACGCTCGACCGTTCGTTTCAGGACAAGGCCGAGGCCCTCGTGAAGGCGTTTTCGGAGTTCGTGTCGTCCCACCCCCAGGCGTCGCCGGCCCTCCTCATGGCCGTGGACTACGCGACCGACGCGTCGAAGGAGATCGTCGTGGCGGGAAAGGCGGAGGATCCGGCCCGCAACGCCATGATCGGCGAAATCCATCGTCTTTTCCTGCCGAACAAGGTGCTGGCGGCCGGCGGGGTCTCGCCGCTGGCCCAAGGCAAGGGGCCGATTCAAGGCCGGGCCGCCGTTTATCTTTGTGAGGCCCACGCCTGCCGGAAGCCGGCGACGGACCTGGCGGACGTGCTGCCCGCCCTCAAGTCCGCGAAGATCTACCGATTGTACTGA
- a CDS encoding lysophospholipid acyltransferase family protein — MVRDLIPWLAVVMYLVPIIGTLAAMRRRAKAVWSVGDSLRRLLPEDRFYRWVKSVETRYRGWRDRHRIGSIVDLDRLNLFAGKAEYAFGHLRDYTVGVYMMAAFGVDLTLMLFGSHETRAHRFLSMFYHGTFALLSIWTYKRHVAAGLQMTEFMRVNPLVHPQEFFEHYYRRIGPSNVPVPTRAARTVNPTDISYHTGKPSRQSHWLLMKGFYDTAIFARSAYKALETIGREYGREVFDVMASLWGSRMLQIFQARMAVEGVEKFHNLSGKIVLVFNHKSHLDFVFNFFGLSSTHLAGGRRIRPRYMAAKDHFVDNKYVYSGLGIGKLIEANDMVFVDRKGKGKDAVLDACRKLVDKDIEIAMYPQGTRAVGNYGPEGERRDAGFYTTGTAKSLKENLGHLKKGCAFLAIDTLMAGRESGRNYPVHLVFIGIDGTANLVPKGSFKVQTEQTVKFTVGDILTLMPDEADGLEKPAGALAETPEQQKYLDLVDRLQNGINDGLVKALNLHEKLKSRFLREVREDGLIPKDQILIAGHKLQQTPDAYLVLDRIYALPWEEQVVFLKELGRQLIAGEDLSLLKNTVTDRLFRHRGKELKAIAQQEKAKKAS, encoded by the coding sequence ATGGTCCGAGACCTCATCCCCTGGTTGGCGGTCGTGATGTACTTGGTCCCGATCATCGGCACCCTGGCCGCCATGAGGCGGCGCGCCAAGGCCGTGTGGTCCGTCGGCGACAGCCTGCGGCGGCTCCTTCCCGAGGACCGTTTTTACCGATGGGTCAAATCCGTCGAGACGCGCTACCGGGGCTGGCGGGACCGGCATCGGATCGGCTCGATCGTCGACCTCGACCGGCTGAATCTCTTCGCCGGCAAGGCCGAGTACGCCTTCGGCCACCTCCGAGACTACACGGTGGGGGTCTACATGATGGCCGCCTTCGGCGTCGACCTCACCCTCATGCTGTTCGGAAGCCACGAAACCCGGGCGCACCGCTTTCTCTCCATGTTCTACCACGGCACCTTCGCCCTCCTCTCGATTTGGACCTACAAGCGCCACGTCGCCGCGGGTCTTCAGATGACCGAGTTCATGCGGGTCAATCCCCTGGTCCATCCGCAGGAATTCTTCGAGCATTATTACCGCCGGATCGGCCCCTCCAACGTTCCCGTTCCCACGCGTGCCGCGCGCACGGTGAATCCGACGGACATTTCCTACCATACGGGAAAACCCTCCCGCCAAAGCCACTGGCTTCTCATGAAGGGCTTTTACGACACCGCGATCTTCGCGCGAAGCGCCTACAAGGCCCTCGAAACCATCGGACGCGAGTACGGGCGCGAGGTCTTCGATGTCATGGCCTCGCTCTGGGGTTCGCGCATGTTGCAGATCTTCCAGGCGCGCATGGCCGTGGAGGGCGTCGAGAAGTTCCACAATCTCTCGGGGAAAATCGTCCTCGTCTTCAACCACAAGTCGCATCTGGACTTCGTCTTCAATTTTTTCGGCCTGAGCTCCACGCACCTGGCTGGCGGCAGGCGCATTCGTCCGCGTTACATGGCCGCCAAGGACCATTTCGTCGACAACAAGTACGTCTACAGCGGATTGGGCATCGGAAAGCTCATCGAGGCCAACGACATGGTCTTCGTCGACCGCAAGGGCAAGGGAAAGGACGCCGTCCTGGACGCCTGCCGAAAGCTCGTCGACAAGGATATCGAGATCGCCATGTACCCGCAGGGAACACGGGCCGTGGGAAATTACGGGCCCGAAGGCGAGCGCCGCGACGCCGGCTTTTACACCACCGGCACCGCCAAGTCGCTCAAGGAGAACCTGGGCCATCTCAAGAAAGGCTGCGCCTTTCTCGCCATCGACACGCTCATGGCGGGGCGGGAGAGCGGACGAAACTATCCGGTCCACCTCGTCTTCATCGGCATCGACGGCACCGCGAACCTCGTTCCCAAAGGCTCCTTCAAGGTTCAGACGGAGCAGACGGTCAAATTCACCGTGGGGGACATCCTGACGCTCATGCCGGACGAGGCGGACGGACTGGAAAAGCCGGCGGGGGCCCTGGCGGAAACTCCGGAACAGCAAAAATACCTCGACCTGGTGGACCGCCTTCAGAACGGGATCAACGACGGTCTCGTCAAGGCGCTCAACCTCCATGAAAAGCTGAAAAGCCGGTTCCTACGCGAAGTCCGCGAGGACGGTTTGATCCCCAAGGACCAGATCCTCATCGCCGGCCACAAGCTCCAGCAGACGCCGGACGCCTATCTCGTGCTGGACCGCATCTACGCCCTGCCATGGGAGGAACAGGTCGTTTTTCTCAAGGAGTTGGGGCGCCAGTTGATTGCGGGGGAGGACTTGAGCCTTCTCAAGAACACCGTCACCGATCGTCTCTTCCGGCATCGGGGGAAAGAACTCAAGGCCATCGCGCAGCAAGAGAAGGCGAAAAAGGCTTCGTAG
- a CDS encoding MqnA/MqnD/SBP family protein — protein sequence MTQIRIAHSPDADDAFMFYALLQGRIDRPEGLEFVDVQEDIESLNQKAMTGTYEVTAVSFHVYPYIADKYYLLTTGACFGDQYGPIVVSSKVLKPKQILKMRVGIPGKMTSAFLALKLYEHHVAGEGKSGICYSQHPFDKILEEVAEKKIDAGLIIHEGQLTFGEKGLHKVVDLGEWWHKETGHPLPLGGIAVRRDLDPSVLKTVAELIQKSIEYGLEHREESLAHALPFARGMDAEKAQKFIDMYVNNWTIDFGRSGFKAIKAFLDRGYREGILKEPVDLDGCVYDVKRGRVRGGGAEAVEEAPRGSAEGTAESTAPVTDENTLPMTEEPPSSEESR from the coding sequence ATGACCCAGATCCGCATTGCCCACAGCCCCGACGCCGACGACGCGTTCATGTTCTATGCCCTCCTACAGGGCAGGATCGACCGGCCGGAGGGGCTCGAGTTTGTCGACGTCCAGGAGGATATCGAGAGCCTGAATCAGAAGGCGATGACGGGGACTTACGAGGTCACGGCGGTGTCGTTCCACGTCTATCCCTACATCGCGGACAAGTATTACCTCCTGACGACGGGCGCCTGTTTCGGGGACCAGTACGGCCCCATCGTCGTCTCGTCCAAGGTCCTCAAGCCCAAGCAGATCCTGAAAATGCGGGTCGGCATCCCCGGCAAGATGACGAGCGCCTTCCTGGCCCTGAAGCTCTACGAGCACCACGTGGCGGGCGAGGGAAAATCCGGCATCTGCTACAGCCAGCACCCCTTCGACAAGATCCTGGAAGAGGTCGCGGAGAAGAAGATCGACGCGGGTCTCATCATCCACGAGGGGCAGCTGACATTCGGGGAAAAGGGGCTGCACAAGGTGGTCGACCTGGGCGAGTGGTGGCACAAGGAGACGGGGCATCCGCTTCCGCTGGGGGGCATTGCGGTCCGGCGTGATTTGGACCCTTCCGTCCTCAAGACGGTGGCGGAGCTGATTCAAAAGAGCATCGAGTACGGCCTGGAGCACCGGGAGGAGTCGTTGGCCCATGCGCTGCCGTTCGCCCGCGGGATGGATGCCGAGAAGGCGCAGAAGTTCATCGACATGTACGTGAACAATTGGACGATCGACTTCGGACGGTCCGGTTTCAAGGCGATCAAGGCCTTCCTGGACCGGGGTTATCGCGAAGGCATTCTGAAGGAACCGGTGGACTTGGACGGTTGCGTCTACGACGTGAAGAGGGGCCGCGTCAGGGGAGGCGGGGCGGAGGCGGTCGAGGAAGCGCCGCGCGGATCGGCGGAGGGAACCGCGGAATCAACGGCGCCCGTGACCGATGAGAACACCCTTCCGATGACGGAGGAGCCACCGTCCTCAGAGGAATCCAGGTAG
- a CDS encoding inorganic phosphate transporter, protein MPDPHSLAVVAFVVLVALAFDFINGFHDAANSVATIVSTRVLSPRWAVVWAAFFNFVALFVFNVHVATTIGKGTVDPAVMSVATVFAALLGAIIWDLLTWWWGLPTSSSHALVGGFVGAAVTKAGFGSLVTSGLYKILVFIVVSPVMGLILGFIIMTIIIWLFRDSSPSRVDKHFRKLQLVSASLYSLGHGGNDAQKTMGIIAVLLFSTGHLGAAFYVPVWVIVCCHAAIAAGTMFGGWRIVKTMGMKLTKLQPVGGFAAETAAASTLFLATFMGIPVSTTHTITGSIMGVGATRRLSAVRWGIVNRIIAAWIFTIPASAAIASLAYLAIKAIAYLAA, encoded by the coding sequence ATGCCTGATCCCCATTCCCTTGCGGTCGTCGCGTTCGTCGTCCTGGTGGCGCTCGCCTTCGATTTCATCAACGGCTTCCACGATGCCGCCAATTCCGTCGCGACCATCGTCTCCACCCGGGTCTTGAGCCCCCGCTGGGCGGTCGTGTGGGCCGCCTTCTTCAACTTTGTCGCCCTTTTCGTCTTCAACGTGCACGTCGCCACGACCATCGGCAAAGGGACGGTCGATCCGGCCGTCATGTCCGTGGCGACGGTCTTCGCCGCGCTCCTGGGAGCGATCATCTGGGATTTGCTCACGTGGTGGTGGGGGTTGCCCACGTCGAGTTCGCATGCGCTGGTGGGCGGTTTCGTCGGGGCGGCGGTGACCAAGGCGGGTTTTGGGTCGCTGGTGACCTCGGGACTCTACAAGATCCTCGTTTTTATCGTCGTGTCGCCCGTGATGGGCTTGATCCTCGGCTTCATCATCATGACGATCATCATTTGGCTCTTCCGCGACTCCTCGCCGTCGCGGGTGGACAAGCATTTCCGCAAACTTCAGTTGGTTTCTGCGAGCCTCTACAGCCTGGGTCACGGGGGCAATGACGCCCAAAAGACCATGGGCATCATCGCGGTGCTTCTGTTTTCGACCGGTCATTTGGGGGCGGCTTTCTACGTGCCGGTCTGGGTCATCGTCTGCTGCCACGCGGCCATCGCCGCCGGGACGATGTTCGGAGGATGGCGGATCGTGAAGACGATGGGCATGAAGCTGACGAAGCTCCAGCCGGTCGGCGGCTTCGCCGCGGAGACGGCGGCGGCCTCGACGCTCTTTCTCGCGACTTTCATGGGCATTCCGGTCAGCACCACGCACACGATCACGGGATCGATCATGGGGGTCGGCGCGACCCGTCGCCTTTCCGCGGTCCGCTGGGGGATCGTCAACCGCATCATCGCGGCCTGGATCTTCACGATTCCCGCCTCCGCCGCCATCGCCTCGCTCGCCTACCTTGCGATCAAAGCGATTGCATATTTGGCGGCCTGA
- a CDS encoding DUF47 domain-containing protein, with protein sequence MDLEVVDVGLFPKTPKFFDLFEKAANTILHGARLLDDFFSSGDGLEKKLKAIEDCEHDGDQITHDTVEMLNKTFITPIDREDIHGLITEMDDILDLIYGTANRVVLYKVPPAGPDMKKVVEILVRAVEEVSKAVLRLRDMAKKPELILAQCIEINRLENEADEALRRAISNLFEREKDAIKLIKEKEILETLENATDRCEDVANTLEGIVLKNA encoded by the coding sequence TTGGATCTGGAGGTGGTCGACGTGGGTCTCTTTCCCAAAACTCCGAAGTTCTTCGATCTTTTCGAAAAGGCGGCGAACACGATCCTGCATGGGGCCCGTCTTCTCGATGATTTCTTCTCCAGCGGCGACGGCCTGGAAAAAAAGCTCAAGGCCATCGAGGACTGCGAGCACGACGGCGACCAGATCACGCACGACACGGTGGAGATGCTGAACAAGACGTTCATCACGCCGATCGACCGCGAGGACATCCACGGGCTGATCACGGAAATGGACGATATCCTGGACCTGATCTACGGGACCGCCAACCGCGTGGTCCTCTACAAGGTGCCGCCCGCCGGCCCGGACATGAAGAAGGTCGTGGAAATCCTCGTGAGGGCCGTTGAGGAGGTCTCGAAGGCGGTCTTGAGGCTCCGCGACATGGCGAAGAAGCCCGAGCTCATCCTCGCCCAGTGCATCGAGATCAACCGGCTGGAGAACGAGGCCGACGAGGCCCTCCGGCGCGCCATCTCGAACCTCTTCGAGCGCGAGAAGGACGCGATCAAGCTGATCAAGGAGAAGGAGATCCTCGAGACGCTGGAAAACGCCACCGACCGCTGCGAGGATGTCGCCAACACGCTCGAAGGAATCGTTCTGAAGAATGCCTGA
- the phoU gene encoding phosphate signaling complex protein PhoU, producing the protein MMKQHTDKQYDEELRQLKEKILEAGGNVEEMITRSMRALTERDSKTAEDVIRRDFEVNRLEIEIDDLCLKLLALRQPAASDLRFITIGLRASKDLERMGDLAVNIAEQAIALNREPQLKPYSDLPKMAVKAQGMVQEALDAFVKQDVDMAQKVCEMDDDVDSLEHSIFQELIGMMGKDPKAAERGTRLILVAQQLERIADHATNIAEEVIFMVQGRDIRHGGRKTAG; encoded by the coding sequence ATCATGAAACAACACACCGACAAACAGTATGATGAAGAGTTGAGGCAGCTTAAGGAAAAAATCCTCGAGGCGGGCGGGAACGTCGAGGAGATGATCACCCGCTCGATGAGGGCCCTCACAGAGCGCGATTCCAAGACGGCCGAGGACGTCATCCGGCGTGATTTCGAGGTCAACCGCCTGGAGATCGAGATCGACGACCTGTGCCTGAAACTCCTGGCCCTCCGCCAGCCGGCGGCCTCGGACCTGCGCTTCATCACCATCGGGCTGCGCGCCTCCAAGGACCTCGAGCGCATGGGCGATTTGGCGGTGAACATCGCCGAGCAGGCCATCGCCTTGAACCGCGAGCCTCAGTTGAAACCCTATTCGGACCTTCCCAAAATGGCGGTGAAGGCGCAGGGGATGGTGCAAGAGGCCCTCGACGCCTTCGTGAAGCAGGACGTCGACATGGCCCAGAAGGTCTGCGAGATGGACGACGACGTCGACTCCCTGGAGCACAGCATCTTTCAGGAGCTGATCGGCATGATGGGAAAGGACCCGAAGGCGGCCGAGCGGGGGACACGATTGATCCTCGTGGCCCAGCAGCTGGAGAGAATTGCCGACCACGCCACGAACATCGCCGAGGAAGTCATCTTCATGGTCCAGGGCCGCGACATCCGCCACGGCGGACGCAAGACCGCCGGTTAG
- the pstB gene encoding phosphate ABC transporter ATP-binding protein PstB, with protein MKIQVEKVSAWYGDHKAVNAVDLSIEEKTVTAVIGPSGCGKSTLLRCLNRMHEVDPRAKVEGRILLDGKDVLKEDPVKLRRRVGMIFQKPNPFPTMSILDNVVAGLRLNGTRDRSRLEEVAIDCLKKSALWEEVKDSLAHSGMSLSGGQQQRLCIARALAVNPEVLLMDEPCSALDPISTARIEELIHELRSKYTIVIVTHNMQQAARVSDCTAFLYMGDLVEWGETEMIFTNPKEKRTEDYITGRFG; from the coding sequence ATGAAGATTCAGGTTGAAAAGGTCAGCGCTTGGTATGGAGATCATAAGGCGGTGAACGCCGTCGACCTTTCCATCGAGGAGAAGACGGTCACGGCCGTCATAGGGCCTTCGGGCTGCGGCAAGTCGACGCTGCTCCGTTGTTTGAACCGCATGCACGAAGTGGACCCGCGCGCGAAGGTCGAAGGCCGTATCCTCTTGGACGGCAAGGATGTCCTGAAGGAGGACCCGGTCAAACTCAGGCGCCGGGTCGGGATGATCTTTCAAAAGCCGAACCCATTCCCGACGATGTCGATCCTGGACAACGTGGTGGCGGGCCTGCGGTTGAATGGCACGCGCGACCGGTCGCGCCTGGAGGAGGTCGCCATCGATTGCCTGAAGAAGTCCGCGCTGTGGGAGGAAGTGAAGGACAGCCTGGCTCATTCCGGCATGAGCCTCTCCGGCGGGCAGCAGCAGCGGCTCTGCATCGCCCGGGCCCTGGCGGTCAATCCCGAGGTTCTCCTGATGGACGAGCCGTGCTCGGCCCTGGATCCCATTTCGACAGCGCGGATCGAGGAATTGATCCACGAACTCCGGTCGAAATACACGATCGTCATCGTCACCCACAACATGCAGCAGGCCGCGCGCGTCTCTGACTGTACGGCCTTCCTGTACATGGGGGATTTGGTCGAATGGGGCGAGACCGAGATGATCTTCACAAATCCGAAAGAAAAACGAACCGAGGATTACATCACCGGAAGGTTTGGATAA